In Lentilitoribacter sp. Alg239-R112, the following proteins share a genomic window:
- a CDS encoding DUF2865 domain-containing protein — translation MRRFILPSLSVAMLTIVAPQGAHAQSCEVLKAQLTKASKVGTNSKAVKRYSNAIKQQTKMIAKVKGDLQRYKCSSGNNAAACKKLTDAQKRMQANLNQLDKKRSNLSSAKSKARIARIKSKLSANNCYGNSSVINVNAQKQPHREENGVKIIGKSGGHRLKSKVVTLSNSSRKPGNYRTMCVRTCDGFFFPISSNTSPQSFERDELACKLMCPGTETNLFFHRSYDEESQDMISYRDQTPYADKEYAFIYRTKAPGSTQTCSCNMAAFYAEMNRREALLNGNGEKSSKEIENITSVIPATKQDPGEDPETISNLEGNLNDQDLDAFVAVNQDTNPAQSDSKNIRIVGPVFLQNTDAVNLK, via the coding sequence ATGCGCCGATTTATATTGCCAAGTTTATCAGTTGCTATGCTGACTATAGTTGCACCTCAAGGTGCACATGCTCAATCATGTGAGGTACTTAAGGCGCAACTCACAAAAGCTTCAAAAGTAGGCACAAACAGTAAGGCAGTTAAGCGCTACAGTAACGCGATAAAACAACAAACCAAAATGATAGCGAAGGTCAAAGGTGACCTTCAACGATATAAATGTAGCTCTGGCAACAATGCGGCTGCCTGCAAAAAACTAACAGATGCACAAAAACGTATGCAGGCAAATTTGAATCAACTCGATAAAAAGCGCTCCAATTTATCAAGTGCTAAATCTAAAGCTAGAATTGCGAGGATAAAATCAAAGCTATCTGCCAATAACTGTTACGGAAATTCCTCAGTCATCAATGTTAATGCGCAAAAGCAACCACATCGAGAAGAAAACGGTGTAAAAATTATTGGAAAAAGCGGTGGACATAGGCTGAAAAGTAAAGTTGTCACACTATCAAATTCCAGTAGAAAACCAGGCAACTACCGGACCATGTGTGTTAGAACCTGTGACGGGTTTTTCTTTCCAATATCATCAAATACATCACCTCAGTCATTTGAGAGAGACGAGCTAGCCTGTAAACTAATGTGCCCGGGAACTGAAACAAATCTCTTTTTTCATCGCTCTTACGATGAGGAAAGCCAGGACATGATTTCATATCGTGACCAAACCCCTTATGCAGATAAAGAATACGCTTTCATTTACAGGACAAAGGCACCCGGCAGTACACAAACCTGCTCATGCAATATGGCCGCTTTCTATGCAGAGATGAACAGACGTGAAGCTTTATTGAACGGCAATGGCGAAAAATCATCAAAAGAAATTGAAAATATCACGTCTGTGATTCCAGCAACAAAACAAGATCCCGGCGAGGATCCTGAAACGATTTCCAATCTTGAAGGTAACCTGAACGATCAAGATCTAGATGCATTTGTAGCTGTAAATCAAGATACAAATCCCGCCCAATCGGATAGTAAGAATATACGTATCGTCGGCCCAGTATTTCTACAAAATACAGATGCTGTAAATCTGAAGTAA
- a CDS encoding MlaD family protein has translation METKANYTIVGLFAIIVTFAAFGFIYWYAELSQTGNFAKVIVRVPGSAAGLNVGSPVRFNGIPVGQVKSVQIDFQRPKYVVAIAEVSVDMPMNDTTVFKLESQGLTGASLFEVSTPTGSGTDMLRKAFETDVPIEIEAQTSGIAGLIENAETIMVRANSILGEVEGFVKDAQAPITNTLKNAEAFSEAIAKNSEGIDQFLASVTGLTATVQTLSLKLETTLNSADRLITAIEPKKINNTLSNFETLSANATQSLAKIDALISEVEPGQIDSTIKNVARASADAKEALNQAKIVISGIGESTGEINQMITDVSSTAKQLNKATAKVDTLLAEVKPEQISNTMNNITVASNDAKVALSEARKIAESIGGKTSEIEDLISNVNITAKKLSDATEKVDTLLAEVDPTLVKQTVADISAAGADAKQTLADAKEIVGTVGERSEDIDQMITDVSELAGRLNGASARIDGVLAKLDGFLGDNDSGSLIADAQETLKSFKDVADNLNKRIGPIAGNLERFTGSGLKDIEALVTEARRSISRIERSVSSIERDPQRLLFGGESVKQFDGRTRR, from the coding sequence ATGGAAACGAAAGCTAATTACACCATTGTTGGCTTGTTTGCGATTATAGTGACTTTCGCAGCATTTGGCTTTATCTATTGGTATGCAGAACTGTCTCAGACGGGCAACTTTGCAAAAGTGATTGTGCGAGTTCCCGGCTCTGCAGCGGGTCTTAACGTAGGCTCACCAGTTCGGTTTAATGGGATACCTGTGGGGCAGGTGAAATCAGTCCAGATTGATTTTCAACGTCCGAAATATGTAGTTGCAATTGCTGAAGTTTCCGTCGATATGCCGATGAATGATACGACTGTTTTTAAATTGGAGTCTCAAGGTCTAACAGGCGCTTCGCTATTTGAAGTTTCGACGCCCACGGGTTCGGGTACTGACATGCTACGCAAAGCATTCGAAACAGATGTTCCTATAGAAATTGAGGCGCAAACATCTGGCATAGCGGGTCTGATTGAAAATGCCGAAACGATTATGGTTCGTGCGAACAGTATTTTAGGTGAGGTCGAGGGTTTTGTTAAAGATGCTCAAGCCCCTATTACCAATACGCTTAAAAATGCGGAAGCTTTTTCAGAGGCTATTGCGAAAAATTCGGAAGGAATCGATCAGTTTCTTGCAAGTGTTACAGGACTTACTGCAACTGTTCAAACGCTTTCGCTTAAACTAGAAACGACTTTAAACTCTGCCGATAGGTTGATTACGGCAATTGAGCCTAAGAAGATAAATAATACTCTTTCTAATTTCGAAACATTAAGTGCAAATGCGACCCAATCTCTTGCAAAGATTGATGCTTTGATCAGTGAAGTTGAGCCGGGACAAATAGATTCAACAATAAAGAATGTGGCGCGGGCAAGTGCAGATGCAAAAGAGGCACTCAACCAGGCGAAGATTGTTATTAGCGGGATTGGCGAAAGTACTGGTGAAATCAACCAAATGATTACCGACGTGAGTAGCACTGCAAAGCAACTTAACAAAGCAACGGCTAAGGTTGATACCTTGCTAGCGGAAGTTAAGCCGGAACAAATCAGCAATACAATGAATAATATTACAGTTGCGAGTAATGATGCAAAGGTGGCTCTATCTGAAGCACGAAAAATTGCAGAGAGTATTGGTGGAAAGACCAGCGAGATTGAGGATCTGATTTCAAACGTTAATATAACGGCCAAGAAGTTGAGTGATGCAACAGAAAAAGTTGATACCCTTCTAGCGGAAGTAGACCCCACTCTAGTTAAGCAAACAGTTGCAGATATCTCTGCTGCGGGCGCAGATGCGAAACAAACGCTTGCAGATGCTAAAGAAATTGTGGGTACCGTGGGTGAGAGGTCGGAGGATATAGATCAGATGATCACCGATGTATCGGAATTAGCGGGTCGTTTAAACGGTGCGTCCGCGCGTATTGATGGTGTTTTAGCAAAGCTTGACGGTTTTCTTGGAGATAATGATTCCGGCAGTCTTATCGCGGATGCACAAGAGACTTTGAAATCATTTAAAGATGTTGCGGATAACCTTAACAAGCGTATTGGACCTATTGCTGGAAATCTGGAGCGATTTACTGGTTCTGGACTTAAAGATATAGAGGCGCTAGTGACAGAAGCAAGACGATCAATTTCGCGCATTGAAAGAAGTGTGAGTTCTATTGAGCGCGACCCGCAAAGGTTGTTATTTGGCGGGGAAAGTGTGAAACAGTTTGATGGTCGCACGCGGCGCTAA
- the fumC gene encoding class II fumarate hydratase, with protein MSNTRSESDSFGVLEVPADKYWGAQTQRSLINFPIGWEKQPVAIVRALGVIKKACAQANIELGSLEPEIGNAIVSAAGEVVDGKLDDHFPLVVWQTGSGTQSNMNANEVIANRAIEMLGGEIGSKSPVHPNDHCNMGQSSNDTFPTAMHIAIATMARDVLLPGLKKFHDALSEKAKSFENIIKIGRTHTQDATPITLGQEFSGYAFQIEQGIARVEQALKNIYALAQGGTAVGTGLNTKKGWAEKVAANMAEISGLPFYTAPNKFEALAAHDALVEISGALKTVAASAFKIANDIRLLGSGPRCGLGELILPENEPGSSIMPGKVNPTQCEALTQVCAHVMGNDAAVGFAGSQGHFELNVYKPMMAYNVLQSMQLLGDASVSFVDKCVAGIRPDEDKISKLMWESLMLVTALAPEIGYDNATKVAKTAHKNGTTLKEEAIGLGFVDEETFDKVVRPEQMLGPK; from the coding sequence ATGTCAAATACGAGGTCAGAGTCAGATAGTTTCGGAGTTCTTGAAGTGCCTGCGGATAAATATTGGGGCGCTCAAACACAACGATCTTTAATTAATTTCCCAATTGGTTGGGAAAAACAACCGGTAGCCATTGTTAGAGCTTTGGGCGTTATCAAAAAAGCGTGCGCGCAAGCAAATATTGAGCTTGGTTCCCTTGAACCAGAAATTGGTAATGCGATTGTGAGTGCTGCGGGTGAAGTTGTCGACGGCAAGCTTGATGATCATTTTCCGCTTGTCGTTTGGCAAACGGGTTCAGGGACGCAGTCAAATATGAATGCGAATGAGGTTATTGCAAACCGCGCTATTGAAATGCTGGGTGGTGAAATCGGTTCTAAGTCTCCTGTTCATCCTAATGACCATTGTAATATGGGGCAATCATCTAATGATACATTCCCTACGGCTATGCATATCGCGATTGCTACTATGGCGCGAGACGTCCTGTTGCCGGGTTTGAAAAAATTTCATGATGCACTTTCAGAAAAAGCAAAATCATTTGAGAACATAATCAAAATTGGTCGTACTCATACTCAAGATGCAACACCAATTACACTTGGTCAGGAATTCTCAGGTTATGCATTTCAAATAGAGCAGGGCATTGCGCGTGTTGAGCAGGCTTTGAAGAACATTTATGCGCTCGCTCAGGGTGGAACAGCCGTAGGTACTGGTCTTAACACAAAGAAGGGTTGGGCTGAAAAAGTAGCTGCCAACATGGCAGAAATAAGCGGTTTGCCTTTTTATACAGCTCCAAATAAGTTTGAAGCACTCGCAGCGCATGATGCTTTGGTCGAGATATCTGGTGCGCTTAAAACCGTCGCTGCTAGTGCGTTTAAGATTGCCAATGATATACGGTTGTTGGGTTCTGGTCCACGCTGTGGTTTGGGTGAACTTATTCTACCTGAAAATGAGCCTGGTTCTTCTATTATGCCGGGAAAAGTAAATCCAACTCAGTGTGAAGCTCTTACTCAAGTTTGTGCTCATGTTATGGGAAATGATGCAGCTGTTGGCTTTGCAGGTTCTCAAGGGCATTTCGAGCTAAATGTTTATAAACCGATGATGGCATATAATGTGCTGCAATCGATGCAACTTTTAGGCGACGCTTCCGTCAGCTTTGTGGATAAGTGTGTCGCTGGCATTCGCCCTGATGAGGATAAGATCAGCAAGTTGATGTGGGAAAGCTTAATGTTGGTAACGGCACTCGCGCCTGAGATTGGTTATGACAATGCAACGAAAGTTGCAAAGACGGCTCATAAAAATGGAACTACCCTGAAAGAGGAAGCTATTGGTCTTGGGTTTGTAGATGAAGAAACCTTTGATAAAGTTGTTAGACCTGAGCAAATGCTGGGCCCTAAATAA
- a CDS encoding ABC transporter permease, with translation MTDAMNAKMSHATFELERSATSTFVHLFGDWRHHGVDEICMVFPDLPNSFGETEVILDAKNISEFDTAGAWLIRKFEKTCADKFLKLDFVNVSAGMQSLLAEIPTCDELENEPKEDHSLGLVHGFLRRTGIGAEALLGDIKMGLNILGAMIYGPQLKAGRKQNSSIAPIIHQMDQIGVRAVPIVILMSLAIGAIVSQQTAFQLRAFGADVFAADLVSVLQLREMGVLITSIMIAGRSGSAITAEIGSMKMREEVDALTVMGLNPIGVLVFPRMIALILTLPLLTIVANFTALTAAAVVLYFYSDVPPNVFLERMKAFIDYTTITSGMIKTPFMAIIIGVVAAVEGLKVEGSAESLGKRVTASVVKAIFLVIVIDGIFAIFYAAIDF, from the coding sequence ATGACGGATGCGATGAATGCCAAAATGAGCCATGCCACTTTCGAACTAGAGCGGTCAGCAACGAGCACTTTTGTGCATTTGTTCGGTGATTGGCGCCATCATGGTGTTGATGAAATATGTATGGTGTTTCCGGATTTACCAAATAGTTTTGGTGAAACAGAAGTCATATTGGACGCTAAAAATATATCGGAGTTTGATACTGCTGGCGCCTGGCTTATTAGGAAGTTCGAAAAAACTTGCGCTGACAAATTTCTGAAACTTGATTTTGTGAATGTTAGTGCGGGAATGCAAAGTTTATTGGCGGAAATTCCAACATGTGATGAATTGGAAAATGAACCAAAAGAAGACCATTCTCTTGGGCTTGTTCACGGTTTTTTAAGGCGAACGGGCATTGGTGCAGAAGCGCTTTTAGGCGATATTAAGATGGGCCTTAATATACTGGGGGCCATGATTTATGGTCCGCAGCTGAAAGCTGGACGCAAACAAAACTCTTCAATTGCGCCAATCATCCACCAGATGGATCAAATTGGCGTTCGCGCCGTTCCCATCGTCATTTTAATGTCTCTTGCGATTGGCGCGATTGTATCGCAACAAACAGCATTTCAACTGCGAGCGTTTGGCGCGGATGTCTTTGCGGCTGATCTTGTTAGTGTGCTGCAGTTGCGTGAGATGGGGGTTTTGATTACCTCGATAATGATAGCAGGCCGCTCTGGGAGCGCGATTACGGCTGAGATTGGCTCGATGAAGATGCGTGAGGAGGTGGATGCGCTCACGGTTATGGGGTTAAACCCAATTGGCGTCTTGGTTTTCCCAAGGATGATCGCGCTAATTCTCACGCTCCCACTGCTAACAATTGTAGCCAATTTTACCGCGTTGACAGCTGCTGCTGTTGTTCTTTATTTTTATTCAGATGTCCCGCCGAATGTGTTCCTGGAACGTATGAAAGCCTTTATTGATTACACGACAATTACATCCGGTATGATTAAAACACCTTTTATGGCCATCATTATTGGTGTTGTTGCCGCAGTTGAAGGCCTTAAAGTTGAAGGTAGTGCCGAATCTTTGGGTAAGCGTGTGACAGCATCGGTTGTTAAAGCAATTTTCCTTGTCATCGTTATTGATGGTATATTTGCTATTTTTTACGCTGCGATTGATTTTTAG
- a CDS encoding ABC-type transport auxiliary lipoprotein family protein, with protein sequence MRASVFMLRKILALTTCLALSGCIGGGNASIPDTFTLAHNGEISTPGVRSRRQILITEPSALKTLDSEQILVRTSPSAVQYLSKAQWNDRLPKVFQVKLARAFENSGRLSGVGLPGEGLAIDYQVVTSLRSFEVVASSPRVAVAEVSVKILNDRNGTVRAQKVFRQITNVVGNSNEAYVDSLNSASSQVISDIVTWSLKYVR encoded by the coding sequence ATGAGAGCGTCCGTCTTTATGTTGCGTAAAATTTTAGCTCTAACCACCTGTTTGGCTCTGAGTGGTTGCATTGGCGGCGGAAATGCTTCGATACCTGATACATTTACGTTGGCTCATAATGGTGAGATTTCAACGCCGGGCGTTCGTAGCAGGCGACAAATTCTTATTACCGAACCTTCGGCGCTTAAAACCTTAGACAGTGAACAAATCCTGGTACGTACATCTCCGTCTGCTGTGCAGTACTTATCAAAAGCACAGTGGAATGACAGATTACCAAAAGTGTTTCAGGTTAAGCTTGCTCGCGCTTTCGAAAATTCCGGAAGGCTTAGTGGTGTAGGTTTGCCAGGTGAGGGGCTTGCAATTGATTATCAGGTTGTAACATCACTACGTTCATTTGAGGTTGTGGCAAGTAGTCCGCGAGTTGCGGTTGCCGAAGTCTCCGTTAAGATTTTGAATGACCGGAACGGCACTGTGCGTGCGCAGAAGGTGTTCCGACAAATTACGAACGTCGTTGGAAATAGCAATGAAGCTTACGTAGACTCGCTAAACTCGGCTTCGTCACAAGTGATCTCAGATATTGTTACGTGGTCACTTAAATATGTTAGATAA
- a CDS encoding ATP-binding cassette domain-containing protein: MNSQSPHKELILSARDICVAFGDHVVLDHLDLSVYRGEILGFVGASGTGKSVLMRSILKLLPRQKGIVKIFDKDYDDITEAERLAIDMRMGVLFQHGALFSSLTVKENIQVPMREYLNLPQDIMDELARVKIDMVGLAKNAADKYPSELSGGMIKRAALARALALDPDIVFLDEPTSGLDPIGAAEFDELIAKLRDTLGLTVYMVTHDLDSLFSVCDRIAVLGEKKVLVEGNIDMMLAFDDEWVQSYFKGKRARTISR, from the coding sequence ATGAATAGTCAGTCACCTCATAAAGAATTAATCCTGTCCGCAAGAGATATCTGTGTTGCGTTTGGTGATCATGTGGTTCTCGACCATCTTGATTTGAGTGTATACCGAGGTGAAATTCTAGGCTTTGTTGGCGCATCAGGTACCGGCAAATCAGTTCTTATGCGGTCGATTTTAAAACTTTTACCTCGGCAAAAAGGTATCGTTAAAATTTTTGACAAGGATTACGATGATATAACTGAGGCCGAACGTCTTGCGATTGATATGAGGATGGGCGTTCTATTCCAACACGGTGCGTTGTTTTCTTCACTGACAGTCAAAGAAAACATTCAGGTCCCAATGCGCGAATATCTTAATTTGCCACAGGATATAATGGACGAATTGGCTCGTGTAAAAATTGATATGGTTGGTTTGGCCAAAAACGCTGCGGATAAATATCCGTCGGAGCTTTCAGGTGGCATGATAAAGCGTGCAGCTCTCGCTCGTGCATTGGCACTTGATCCTGATATCGTATTTCTTGATGAGCCGACATCGGGGCTTGATCCAATTGGTGCTGCTGAGTTTGATGAGTTGATTGCTAAACTCCGAGATACTTTGGGGTTAACCGTTTATATGGTGACGCATGATCTTGATAGTTTATTTTCAGTGTGTGACAGAATTGCCGTTCTGGGCGAAAAAAAAGTTCTCGTAGAAGGTAATATCGATATGATGCTGGCATTTGATGATGAATGGGTGCAATCGTATTTTAAAGGGAAACGTGCGCGTACTATTTCGCGCTGA
- a CDS encoding GGDEF domain-containing protein codes for MNTASIVVATMHKRGISGLPRNYELVYEALNKSNTTLTREFAALGSQPSQGDLDAVGKKYFSHHHHGGVVDSAQEKISGELDDLLGKLNKENTTLQDYTQVLGDNANKLNHMSENPRNKDILSVTEELAQATGDKIENSKAIIDRVLEATKELAQVKEQLDEYKSIANTDPLTQLPNRRAFDEAMSMVYDSNISISTSALILLDIDHFKSFNDTHGHPIGDRVLGVVARAMSTELRDDSLIARTGGEEFGIVVSNTSAGKVELIAERIRLAVEKTSLKDRKSGADYGQITISLGVCMASECNNSEHLYGAADEALYLSKNKGRNQVQVYDPERMKKTNGNRAMYK; via the coding sequence ATGAATACAGCGTCAATAGTAGTTGCAACGATGCATAAACGAGGTATCTCCGGATTACCAAGAAACTATGAGCTTGTTTATGAAGCGCTGAATAAAAGCAATACCACGCTTACGAGGGAATTTGCAGCACTTGGCAGTCAGCCGTCTCAGGGTGATCTTGATGCTGTTGGCAAAAAATATTTCTCTCATCACCACCATGGCGGGGTTGTCGATTCTGCTCAAGAGAAAATTTCCGGCGAACTTGATGATCTTTTGGGTAAGTTGAATAAAGAAAATACAACTTTGCAGGATTATACGCAGGTTCTGGGTGATAATGCCAATAAACTTAATCACATGTCTGAAAATCCACGTAACAAGGATATCTTGTCCGTTACGGAAGAATTAGCTCAAGCTACTGGTGATAAGATTGAAAACAGTAAAGCAATCATTGATCGGGTATTGGAAGCTACAAAGGAACTAGCACAAGTTAAAGAACAGCTAGATGAATACAAATCAATTGCAAATACGGATCCATTGACACAGCTACCTAATCGACGAGCATTCGATGAAGCAATGTCAATGGTTTATGATAGCAATATCTCCATTTCGACAAGTGCACTGATTTTGCTTGATATCGATCATTTCAAGAGCTTCAATGATACACATGGGCATCCGATCGGTGATCGTGTCTTGGGCGTTGTCGCAAGAGCCATGAGTACAGAGTTACGTGATGATTCATTGATTGCCAGAACCGGCGGTGAAGAGTTCGGGATCGTTGTGTCAAATACCTCTGCGGGCAAGGTGGAGCTTATTGCGGAACGAATACGTCTCGCCGTTGAAAAGACATCACTCAAGGACCGAAAGTCTGGCGCGGACTATGGTCAAATTACCATTTCTCTTGGTGTATGCATGGCATCGGAATGTAATAATTCTGAGCATCTCTATGGTGCTGCTGATGAAGCGCTCTATCTCTCCAAAAATAAGGGCAGGAACCAAGTTCAGGTTTATGACCCTGAGCGGATGAAAAAGACCAACGGCAATCGCGCAATGTACAAGTAG
- a CDS encoding NADP-dependent malic enzyme gives MENSGKSKQQETDDLDKQALFYHNYQTPGKLEIRATKPLGNQRDLALAYSPGVAAPCREISKDPNAASLYTARGNLVGVVSNGTAVLGLGAIGPLASKPVMEGKAVLFKKFANIDVFDIEVDAMEVDRMVSVISALEPTFGGINLEDIKAPECFEVEEQLREIMDIPVFHDDQHGTAIIVAAAVLNGIELAGKQLEDVKIVTSGAGAAALACLNLLVSMGAKRENIWVHDIEGLVYEGRTSQMDRWKSVYSQKSDNRTLDQSIGDADVFLGLSAAGVLKKELLAKMAPQPLILALANPTPEIMPEEARDAREDAMICTGRSDFPNQVNNVLCFPYIFRGALDCGASTINEEMKIAAVKAIAELAREEPSELAAQAYSGETPTFGPNYLIPSPFDQRLILRIAPAVAKAAANSGVALRPIEDMEAYLDKLNRFVFRSGFVMKPVFAAAKASKNNRVIFAEGEDERVLRAAQILIEEKVAKPILIGRPNIIELRLRRYGLRIDMENELEIVNPENDSRFRDYVDEYFSLVGRKGVNPEAASTIVRTNMTVIGALAVKRGDADALICGIEGRYKSHLKHVSQIIGKKEGITDLSTLSLLISERGATFLTDTYVTYDPCAEELVEMTLLAAEEIKRFGIVPKVALVSHSSFGAHDTPTALKMRKATRILNEIAPDLEIDGEMQSDSAISEVLRKRAMPNSKLTGEANLLVFPNIDAANITLGVAKTMLDALHVGPILLGGAMPAHVLSPSVTSRGVVNMAALSVVEASSGS, from the coding sequence ATGGAAAATAGCGGCAAATCCAAACAACAAGAAACAGATGATCTTGATAAACAGGCCTTATTTTACCACAATTATCAAACCCCAGGCAAACTGGAAATCCGCGCCACAAAACCACTCGGCAACCAGCGCGACTTAGCTTTGGCTTATTCGCCCGGTGTTGCAGCACCCTGCAGAGAAATCAGCAAAGACCCAAATGCAGCATCATTATATACAGCACGAGGAAACTTAGTCGGAGTTGTATCAAATGGAACCGCTGTTTTAGGATTAGGCGCCATTGGTCCCCTCGCCTCCAAACCCGTTATGGAGGGCAAAGCCGTACTCTTCAAAAAATTCGCAAATATTGATGTGTTCGACATCGAAGTCGATGCAATGGAAGTCGATAGAATGGTTTCTGTTATTTCCGCGTTAGAACCAACATTTGGCGGCATAAATCTTGAAGATATCAAAGCACCGGAATGTTTTGAAGTAGAAGAACAGCTTCGAGAAATTATGGATATTCCTGTATTTCATGATGATCAGCACGGCACCGCCATCATCGTAGCCGCCGCTGTGCTTAACGGCATAGAACTTGCCGGAAAACAATTGGAAGATGTCAAGATCGTGACGTCTGGAGCTGGTGCTGCGGCGTTGGCGTGCTTAAACCTTCTCGTTTCAATGGGGGCGAAGCGTGAGAACATTTGGGTTCATGATATTGAAGGTCTTGTCTATGAAGGGCGCACCTCGCAAATGGATCGCTGGAAATCCGTATATTCTCAAAAGTCCGACAATAGAACTCTGGATCAATCCATCGGAGATGCTGATGTCTTTCTTGGTCTGTCAGCGGCAGGTGTCTTAAAAAAAGAACTTCTTGCAAAAATGGCCCCTCAGCCACTCATTCTTGCTCTTGCCAATCCTACGCCCGAGATCATGCCAGAAGAGGCGAGAGATGCGCGCGAAGATGCTATGATATGCACGGGTCGTTCTGATTTTCCTAACCAGGTCAACAATGTATTATGTTTTCCGTACATTTTTCGTGGTGCCTTGGACTGTGGTGCAAGCACGATTAATGAAGAGATGAAAATTGCAGCAGTAAAAGCAATTGCAGAACTTGCGCGAGAAGAACCGTCCGAATTGGCCGCGCAAGCCTATTCAGGCGAAACGCCAACATTTGGTCCGAACTACCTCATCCCCTCACCTTTCGATCAACGCCTAATTCTACGCATAGCACCAGCCGTTGCGAAAGCGGCAGCAAATAGCGGTGTTGCACTAAGGCCGATTGAGGATATGGAAGCCTATTTGGATAAACTCAACCGCTTTGTCTTCCGGTCCGGTTTTGTCATGAAACCTGTGTTTGCTGCAGCTAAAGCATCGAAAAACAATCGCGTAATTTTTGCAGAAGGCGAAGATGAACGGGTATTGCGCGCTGCCCAAATCCTTATTGAGGAGAAAGTCGCAAAACCTATTCTCATTGGTCGACCAAATATCATTGAGCTGCGCTTAAGACGGTATGGGTTGAGGATCGATATGGAAAACGAGTTGGAAATTGTTAATCCTGAAAATGATAGCCGTTTCCGTGATTATGTTGACGAATATTTTTCGCTAGTGGGACGAAAAGGCGTCAACCCAGAAGCGGCAAGCACCATTGTTAGAACAAATATGACAGTTATCGGCGCGCTTGCGGTCAAGCGCGGTGATGCTGATGCGCTTATTTGTGGCATTGAAGGGCGATACAAAAGCCACCTCAAACACGTAAGTCAGATTATTGGCAAGAAGGAAGGTATTACTGATTTATCAACTCTAAGTCTGCTCATTTCTGAACGTGGTGCTACATTTCTAACCGACACTTATGTAACCTATGATCCATGCGCGGAGGAACTTGTGGAAATGACACTTCTTGCCGCTGAAGAGATTAAGCGGTTTGGTATTGTTCCAAAAGTAGCGCTCGTTTCTCATTCTAGCTTTGGGGCACACGACACGCCAACGGCACTTAAAATGCGTAAGGCAACTCGTATATTAAACGAAATTGCGCCAGATCTAGAAATTGATGGCGAGATGCAAAGTGATTCTGCAATCTCAGAAGTTTTACGAAAACGAGCTATGCCCAATAGTAAGCTAACAGGAGAAGCCAATCTACTTGTATTTCCAAATATTGATGCTGCAAACATCACACTTGGCGTCGCTAAAACCATGCTTGATGCGCTCCATGTAGGTCCTATATTGCTGGGCGGCGCTATGCCTGCGCATGTTTTATCACCGTCTGTAACATCCAGGGGCGTTGTTAACATGGCAGCATTATCAGTGGTCGAAGCATCTAGCGGCTCATAA